A genomic segment from Comamonas terrigena NBRC 13299 encodes:
- a CDS encoding GNAT family N-acetyltransferase: MTEKPIITRVFTSVQQIAATAWDALLALQMTPTPFMRHAYLSAMQDSGSAVRETGWDAHFITLWHTGPHGEQLVAACPLYLKAHSWGEYVFDMAWARAYHEHGLAYYPKAVVAVPFTPVPGSRLLAASDALRVQLVQAVQDWCAAQQLSSAHVLFGDAADHAALQQVGWMPRAGVQFHWQNRSSPLSMAPHAPPAEAACNPTSGPYADFDDFLAQLQQAKRKKIRQERQRVAQAGVQFQVQAGRQIRAADWDFFYRCYAQTYHEHGNPPYLNRDFFARMAQDLPGHWVLFVAARGGQRMACSLIAVSADATPGPNDRHGEACAADTLAHLALPAPTAALHGATAYGRYWGALERVDCLHFEACYYQPLQWCIQHGLAAFEGGAQGEHKMARALLPVATASYHWLAHPAFADAVEHFLEREGEGMAHYLQELQAHSPLRHSAG; the protein is encoded by the coding sequence ATGACTGAAAAGCCCATTATCACCCGCGTGTTTACCTCCGTGCAGCAGATTGCAGCAACGGCCTGGGATGCCCTGTTGGCACTGCAGATGACCCCCACCCCCTTCATGCGCCACGCCTACCTGTCAGCCATGCAGGACAGCGGCAGCGCCGTGCGGGAAACCGGCTGGGATGCGCACTTCATCACCCTGTGGCACACCGGGCCGCATGGCGAGCAACTGGTGGCCGCCTGCCCGCTGTACCTCAAGGCCCACTCCTGGGGTGAATATGTGTTCGACATGGCCTGGGCCCGCGCCTACCACGAGCATGGCCTGGCCTACTACCCCAAGGCCGTGGTGGCCGTGCCCTTCACGCCCGTGCCCGGCAGCCGGCTGCTGGCCGCCAGCGACGCGCTGCGTGTGCAGCTGGTGCAGGCCGTGCAGGACTGGTGTGCCGCACAGCAGCTGTCGTCCGCCCATGTGCTGTTCGGGGATGCGGCAGACCATGCCGCTCTGCAACAAGTGGGCTGGATGCCGCGCGCCGGCGTGCAGTTTCACTGGCAAAACCGGTCCTCGCCCCTCTCCATGGCCCCTCACGCCCCGCCTGCCGAAGCGGCCTGCAACCCCACGAGCGGCCCTTATGCCGACTTCGATGATTTCCTGGCCCAGCTGCAGCAGGCCAAGCGCAAGAAAATCCGCCAGGAACGCCAGCGCGTGGCCCAGGCCGGTGTGCAGTTCCAGGTGCAGGCGGGGCGGCAGATCCGCGCGGCCGACTGGGACTTCTTCTACCGCTGCTATGCCCAGACCTACCATGAGCATGGCAACCCACCGTATCTGAACCGTGACTTCTTCGCCCGCATGGCGCAGGACCTGCCCGGCCACTGGGTGCTGTTTGTGGCAGCACGCGGCGGCCAGCGCATGGCATGCAGCCTGATTGCGGTCAGCGCGGATGCCACACCCGGCCCAAACGACCGCCATGGCGAAGCGTGCGCTGCGGATACGCTGGCGCATCTGGCCCTGCCAGCGCCCACCGCCGCACTGCACGGTGCCACGGCCTATGGCCGCTACTGGGGGGCGCTGGAGCGGGTGGATTGCCTGCACTTTGAAGCCTGCTACTACCAGCCGCTGCAGTGGTGCATCCAGCACGGGCTGGCGGCATTTGAAGGCGGCGCCCAGGGCGAGCACAAAATGGCACGCGCCCTGCTGCCGGTGGCCACGGCCAGCTACCACTGGCTGGCCCACCCGGCATTTGCCGA
- a CDS encoding NAD+ synthase, which translates to MTLSIRIAQLNFVVGDLPGNAQKIIDAATQAYADGAQLLLTPELALSGYAAEDLYLRPAFQAACDRELERIAQATLSWPGLALVVGHPTVVDYPEERRRYNTASVLRSGVVERSYHKQCLPNYSVFDEQRHFVPGDRSCVIDLAGVRVGLLICEDAWQPAPAMAAKAAGAQLLAVLNASPFHHHKQQERERVLGQRAAETGLPLVYAHLVGGQDELIFDGGSVAVSGQGSVVVRGPSFRESLVALRATVVQGAVELAGDICPEQTPDAALWDALVLGVRDYLGKNRFPSAVLGLSGGIDSALVLAIAVDALGKDKVRTVMMPSPYTADISWIDARDMAERLGVRYDEIAIAPQFEAFKAALASDFAGLAEDTTEENLQARIRGTLLMALSNKHGSVVLTTGNKSEMATGYCTLYGDMAGGFAVIKDVLKTRVFDLARWRNANDPYGTGANPIPERIITRPPSAELRPDQKDQDSLPSYEVLDAIIVRYMENDEPMASLVADGYPAADVDRVTRLIRINEYKRRQAPVGIRVSPRSFGKDWRYPITNAFRA; encoded by the coding sequence ATGACGCTTTCTATTCGCATCGCCCAGCTGAATTTTGTCGTGGGCGATCTGCCCGGCAATGCCCAGAAAATCATCGATGCCGCCACCCAGGCCTATGCCGACGGTGCGCAGCTGCTGCTGACGCCCGAGCTGGCACTGAGCGGCTATGCGGCCGAAGACCTGTACCTGCGCCCGGCCTTCCAGGCGGCTTGTGACCGCGAACTGGAGCGCATCGCCCAGGCCACGCTGTCCTGGCCGGGTCTGGCGCTGGTGGTGGGGCACCCCACGGTGGTGGACTACCCTGAAGAGCGCCGCCGCTACAACACTGCCAGTGTGCTGCGCAGCGGTGTGGTGGAACGCAGCTACCACAAGCAGTGTCTGCCCAATTACAGCGTGTTCGACGAGCAGCGCCACTTTGTGCCGGGTGACCGCAGCTGTGTCATCGATCTGGCCGGCGTGCGCGTGGGCCTGCTGATCTGCGAAGATGCCTGGCAGCCGGCACCCGCCATGGCCGCCAAGGCCGCCGGTGCCCAGTTGCTGGCGGTGCTCAATGCGTCGCCTTTCCACCACCACAAGCAGCAGGAGCGCGAGCGCGTGCTGGGCCAGCGCGCCGCCGAAACCGGCTTGCCGCTGGTCTACGCCCATCTGGTGGGGGGGCAGGATGAACTGATTTTTGACGGCGGCAGCGTGGCGGTGAGCGGGCAGGGCTCCGTGGTCGTGCGCGGGCCCTCGTTCCGTGAGAGCCTGGTGGCCCTGCGCGCCACGGTGGTCCAGGGGGCGGTGGAGCTGGCAGGCGACATTTGCCCGGAGCAGACGCCCGATGCCGCCCTGTGGGATGCCCTGGTGCTGGGCGTGCGCGATTACCTGGGCAAAAACCGTTTTCCCAGCGCCGTCCTGGGGCTGTCCGGTGGTATCGACTCCGCCCTGGTGCTGGCGATTGCCGTGGACGCGCTGGGCAAGGACAAGGTGCGCACGGTGATGATGCCTTCGCCCTACACGGCCGACATCAGCTGGATTGACGCCCGTGACATGGCCGAACGCCTGGGCGTGCGCTATGACGAAATCGCCATCGCACCGCAGTTCGAGGCCTTCAAGGCAGCACTGGCCAGCGACTTTGCCGGTCTGGCAGAAGACACCACCGAAGAGAATCTGCAGGCCCGCATTCGCGGCACGCTGCTGATGGCCTTGTCCAACAAGCATGGTTCCGTGGTGCTGACCACGGGCAACAAGAGCGAAATGGCCACCGGCTACTGCACGCTGTATGGCGACATGGCGGGCGGCTTTGCCGTGATCAAGGATGTGCTCAAGACCCGGGTGTTCGACTTGGCGCGCTGGCGCAATGCCAACGACCCTTACGGCACCGGTGCCAATCCGATTCCGGAACGCATCATCACCCGCCCGCCCAGCGCCGAGCTGCGCCCGGATCAGAAGGACCAGGACAGCCTGCCATCGTATGAGGTGCTGGATGCCATCATCGTCCGCTACATGGAAAATGACGAGCCTATGGCATCCTTGGTGGCCGACGGTTATCCTGCTGCGGATGTGGACCGGGTCACGCGGCTGATCCGCATCAACGAGTACAAGCGCCGCCAGGCGCCGGTGGGCATCCGTGTTTCGCCGCGCAGCTTCGGCAAGGACTGGCGCTACCCGATTACCAACGCGTTCCGGGCCTGA
- a CDS encoding P-II family nitrogen regulator — translation MKMITAIIKPFKLEEVREALAECGVTGLTVTEVKGFGRQKGHTELYRGAEYVVDFLPKVKIDVVVATEDVDRCVDAVVAAARTGKIGDGKIFVTPVERVVRIRTGDLDNAAI, via the coding sequence ATGAAAATGATCACCGCCATCATCAAGCCGTTCAAGCTGGAAGAGGTGCGCGAGGCGCTGGCCGAATGCGGCGTGACGGGCTTGACTGTGACGGAGGTCAAGGGGTTTGGCCGTCAGAAAGGCCACACCGAGCTGTACCGCGGTGCGGAGTACGTGGTGGACTTTCTGCCCAAGGTGAAGATCGACGTGGTGGTGGCCACCGAAGATGTGGACCGCTGCGTGGATGCCGTGGTGGCCGCTGCCCGCACGGGCAAGATCGGTGATGGCAAGATCTTTGTCACCCCCGTGGAGCGTGTGGTGCGCATCCGCACCGGTGACCTGGACAACGCCGCCATCTGA
- a CDS encoding TIGR00730 family Rossman fold protein — MTATNTPAFSICVYCGSRPGENTAYTEAATAVGQWIGKLGGQLVYGGGRTGLMGTVAEATRQAGGRVVGVIPQALVDKELANTACDELHIVANMHERKAMMAERSNAFLALPGGIGTFEEFFEVWTWRQLGYHDKPIGLLNTAGYYDHMLQFLDSSVASGFMGPWQMDLIRHGTDIGALLQALVEEAGLAPESQNLRGKI, encoded by the coding sequence ATGACCGCCACCAACACCCCCGCTTTTTCGATCTGCGTCTACTGCGGCTCCCGCCCGGGAGAGAACACCGCCTACACCGAAGCCGCCACTGCCGTGGGCCAGTGGATTGGCAAGCTGGGCGGCCAACTGGTCTATGGCGGCGGGCGCACCGGCCTGATGGGCACCGTGGCCGAAGCCACGCGCCAGGCCGGCGGCCGCGTGGTGGGGGTGATTCCCCAGGCCCTGGTCGACAAGGAACTGGCCAACACCGCCTGCGACGAGCTGCACATCGTGGCCAATATGCACGAGCGCAAGGCCATGATGGCCGAACGCAGCAATGCCTTTCTGGCACTGCCCGGCGGCATTGGCACGTTCGAGGAATTCTTTGAAGTCTGGACCTGGCGCCAGCTGGGCTACCACGACAAGCCCATCGGCCTGCTGAACACCGCTGGCTACTATGACCACATGCTGCAGTTCCTGGACAGCAGCGTGGCCAGCGGCTTCATGGGCCCCTGGCAGATGGACCTGATCCGCCATGGCACCGACATCGGTGCACTGCTGCAGGCCCTGGTCGAAGAAGCGGGCCTGGCGCCCGAAAGCCAGAACCTGCGCGGCAAGATCTGA
- a CDS encoding diacylglycerol kinase — protein sequence MTAPTPFDNPQKQRTGLTRILHAGAYSLAGLRAGWKEKAFRTEAILAIALLPLALWLGQSWLERMFLAATVLLVLITELLNSAVEAAIDRIGPEWHQLSKNAKDMGSAAVLLSLLLCGAAFVSALYARFAAALFA from the coding sequence ATGACCGCACCGACACCTTTTGACAACCCGCAGAAGCAGCGCACCGGGCTCACCCGCATCCTGCATGCCGGCGCCTATTCGCTGGCCGGCCTGCGCGCAGGCTGGAAGGAAAAAGCCTTCCGCACCGAAGCCATCCTGGCCATCGCCCTGCTCCCCCTCGCGCTGTGGCTGGGCCAGAGCTGGCTGGAGCGCATGTTCCTGGCCGCCACCGTGCTGCTGGTGCTGATCACCGAACTGCTCAACAGCGCAGTGGAAGCCGCCATCGACCGCATCGGCCCGGAATGGCACCAGCTGTCCAAGAACGCCAAGGACATGGGCAGCGCCGCCGTGCTGCTGAGCCTGCTGCTGTGCGGCGCCGCTTTTGTTTCTGCCTTGTACGCGCGCTTTGCCGCCGCTTTGTTTGCATGA
- a CDS encoding RDD family protein: protein MNTAAPPSTSPLALQAPSLRRRLACWLYEGLLLFALLFIAALIHGMLGLLIPALQSAHVLQVVLFVVFGAYFVWFWTRGGQTLAMKTWRIQVVDPQGRPLTRVRALARYALCWLWFLPPLAVVAPFHLPAIESTVLVCGWVLVWAVLSRFHPQRQFWHDVLAGTRLISVQS from the coding sequence GTGAACACCGCCGCACCACCCTCCACCTCCCCCTTGGCCCTGCAAGCCCCCAGCCTGCGCCGTCGCCTGGCCTGCTGGCTGTATGAAGGGCTGCTGCTGTTTGCCCTGCTCTTCATTGCCGCACTCATCCACGGCATGCTGGGCCTGCTGATTCCGGCGCTACAAAGCGCCCATGTGCTGCAGGTGGTGCTGTTCGTGGTGTTTGGCGCCTACTTTGTCTGGTTCTGGACCCGCGGTGGGCAGACCCTGGCCATGAAGACCTGGCGCATCCAGGTGGTCGACCCCCAGGGCCGCCCGCTGACCCGCGTACGTGCCCTGGCCCGCTACGCGCTGTGCTGGTTGTGGTTTCTGCCCCCGCTGGCCGTCGTGGCGCCGTTTCACCTGCCCGCCATCGAAAGCACCGTGCTGGTCTGCGGCTGGGTGCTGGTCTGGGCCGTGCTCAGCCGCTTTCACCCGCAGCGCCAGTTCTGGCACGATGTGCTGGCCGGAACCCGCCTGATATCGGTACAGTCCTGA
- a CDS encoding DUF3106 domain-containing protein yields the protein MPTSPLNASSTLTRAATTVAAAVLLGLAIGGGWVVSQVRMAPSAVPAEMSVSSASGKARRSLSAGTHQTLQRASSGPGWNELTSVQREVLAPLKERWVTMGELTKRRWISLADGFDQLPPEDQEKLQQRMQTWSSLSVQQRNQARLNFFTSRQLSPEDLQAKWDAYQALSSEEKRRLAAKAAPKTRGAATALRPQSKRKLATIPAASTTPQTVANPPKILLPPPQPPVRQQPAPAAPVIPPVAPPPVQTAPVVVPQAAPVISLPPLGDNAPVEQVTDRDASVSHSHPDFPPIHSPQ from the coding sequence ATGCCCACCAGCCCACTGAACGCCTCCTCCACCCTGACCCGCGCCGCCACCACTGTGGCGGCTGCTGTGTTGTTGGGCCTGGCGATCGGCGGCGGCTGGGTGGTGTCACAGGTGCGCATGGCGCCCAGCGCCGTGCCGGCCGAGATGTCCGTCTCCTCGGCCTCCGGCAAGGCCCGTCGCTCGCTGTCGGCAGGCACCCACCAGACCCTGCAGCGCGCCAGCTCTGGCCCCGGCTGGAACGAGCTGACAAGCGTGCAGCGCGAAGTGCTCGCTCCCCTCAAGGAGCGCTGGGTCACCATGGGCGAGCTGACCAAGCGCCGCTGGATCAGCCTGGCCGACGGATTTGACCAATTGCCTCCCGAAGACCAGGAAAAGCTGCAGCAGCGCATGCAGACCTGGTCCAGCCTGAGCGTGCAGCAGCGCAACCAGGCACGCCTGAACTTTTTCACCAGCCGCCAGCTTTCGCCCGAGGATCTGCAAGCCAAGTGGGATGCCTACCAGGCTTTGAGCTCCGAGGAAAAGCGCCGCCTGGCCGCCAAAGCTGCCCCCAAGACACGGGGCGCCGCCACAGCCCTGCGCCCGCAGTCCAAACGCAAGCTGGCCACCATTCCCGCGGCCAGCACCACGCCGCAGACCGTGGCCAACCCACCCAAGATCCTGCTGCCGCCACCCCAACCGCCGGTGCGCCAGCAGCCGGCACCTGCGGCACCGGTGATCCCTCCCGTGGCGCCCCCACCGGTGCAGACTGCTCCGGTGGTGGTCCCGCAGGCGGCCCCCGTGATCAGCCTGCCGCCTTTGGGTGACAATGCACCCGTTGAGCAAGTGACCGACAGAGATGCCTCCGTCAGCCACTCGCACCCCGACTTCCCTCCCATCCACTCCCCGCAGTAA
- a CDS encoding DUF3619 family protein, giving the protein MTTSISTESVADRFGRKIAARLSAGQADLPYVVTERLRASREQALSMRKRAVSTVARPAQEATLHSVQMGADGSATLGTGPSGWMPQWLRHALTALPIAAMVAGIAFIGVQQDASSTLEVAELDTELLTDALPPDAYTDPGFIQFLQSNPSTPAH; this is encoded by the coding sequence ATGACCACCAGCATCTCCACCGAAAGTGTTGCCGATCGTTTCGGCCGCAAGATCGCTGCACGCCTGAGCGCCGGTCAAGCCGATCTGCCCTATGTCGTGACCGAGCGCCTGCGCGCCTCCCGGGAGCAGGCCCTGTCCATGCGCAAGCGCGCCGTCAGCACCGTCGCCCGCCCGGCACAGGAAGCGACCCTGCACAGCGTCCAGATGGGCGCCGACGGCTCGGCGACCCTGGGCACCGGCCCGTCGGGCTGGATGCCACAGTGGCTGCGCCATGCGCTCACTGCCCTGCCCATTGCCGCCATGGTGGCCGGCATTGCATTCATCGGCGTGCAGCAAGATGCCAGCTCCACCCTGGAAGTGGCCGAGCTCGACACCGAGCTGTTGACCGACGCCCTGCCGCCCGACGCTTACACAGACCCTGGCTTCATCCAGTTCCTGCAAAGCAACCCATCCACCCCGGCGCACTGA
- a CDS encoding RNA polymerase sigma factor, which produces MATEQELSQFLKDVEKRAFKRTVFHVRDEDSALDIVQDSMIKLTQHYGDKPPEELPMLFQRILSNSTLDWFRRQKTRNALFTNIGDFEQRDGEDDGYDWLESHASDTAQKTVQSAEDSTQRAQVLQSIEKEIQELPARQREAFLMRYWEEMDVAETAAAMGCSEGSVKTHCFRAIQTLSKALKAKGIEL; this is translated from the coding sequence TTGGCTACTGAACAAGAACTGTCCCAATTCCTCAAAGACGTGGAAAAACGTGCCTTCAAGCGCACGGTGTTCCACGTGCGCGACGAGGACTCTGCACTCGACATCGTGCAGGACAGCATGATCAAGCTGACCCAGCATTACGGGGACAAACCGCCGGAAGAGCTGCCCATGCTCTTTCAGCGCATCCTGTCCAACAGCACGCTGGACTGGTTCCGCCGCCAGAAGACGCGCAATGCCCTGTTCACCAACATCGGGGACTTCGAGCAGCGCGACGGCGAAGACGATGGCTACGACTGGCTGGAAAGTCATGCCAGCGACACTGCGCAAAAGACCGTGCAGAGCGCCGAAGATTCAACACAGCGCGCTCAGGTTTTGCAGAGCATCGAAAAAGAGATACAAGAACTGCCAGCACGTCAACGCGAGGCCTTCCTGATGCGTTACTGGGAGGAAATGGATGTTGCAGAAACGGCCGCGGCCATGGGCTGCTCCGAAGGGAGCGTCAAAACCCACTGTTTTCGCGCCATCCAGACCCTCAGCAAGGCATTGAAGGCCAAAGGAATCGAGTTATGA
- a CDS encoding acetolactate synthase 3 catalytic subunit codes for MEISKAELSSAAAASTQAGTQELMGAEILVKALQAEGVQHLWGYPGGAVLYIYDALYKQDTIQHVLVRHEQAAVHAADGFARATGEVGVALVTSGPGLTNAVTGIATAYTDSIPLVVISGQTSTNYIGTDAFQECDTVGITRPVVKHNFLVKDVRDLAATMKKAFHIARTGRPGPVVVDIPKDVSFKKATYTGYPQSVEMRSYNPVKKGHSGQIRKALQLLLTAKRPYIYTGGGVLLGNACNELRQLVDLLGYPVTHTLLGLGAYPASDRKFLGMLGMHGTIEANNAMQNCDVLLAVGARFDDRVIGNPKHFMSVERKIIHIDIDPSSISKRVKVDVPIVGDVKDVLTELIAMIREGVAKPDAAALGQWWSTIEGWRDRDCLKYDRGNGNVIKPQYVVETLWNLAKDADAYITSDVGQHQMWAAQYYRFDEPRRWINSGGLGTMGVGLPYAMGIKLAKPESEVFCITGEGSIQMNIQELATCFQYNTPVVICALNNRFLGMVRQWQEIEYSGRYSHSYMDSLPDFVKLAEAYGHRGMLIEDPAQVESALQEARRIVREEGKTVFLDFRTDPTENVFPMVQAGKGITEMLLGADDL; via the coding sequence ATGGAAATCTCCAAGGCCGAGCTGTCTTCTGCAGCGGCTGCTTCCACACAGGCGGGCACCCAGGAACTGATGGGCGCCGAAATTCTGGTCAAGGCCTTGCAGGCCGAAGGCGTCCAGCATCTGTGGGGCTACCCCGGCGGTGCGGTGTTGTACATCTACGACGCACTCTACAAACAAGATACGATTCAGCATGTGCTGGTGCGCCACGAACAGGCGGCCGTGCATGCGGCAGACGGCTTTGCCCGTGCAACGGGTGAAGTGGGCGTGGCGCTGGTCACCTCCGGCCCCGGCCTGACCAATGCGGTCACCGGCATTGCCACCGCTTACACCGACTCCATCCCTCTGGTGGTGATCAGCGGCCAGACCTCCACCAATTACATCGGTACCGACGCCTTCCAGGAATGCGACACCGTGGGCATCACGCGCCCGGTGGTCAAGCACAACTTCCTGGTCAAGGATGTGCGCGATCTGGCGGCCACCATGAAAAAGGCCTTCCACATCGCCCGCACCGGCCGTCCCGGTCCCGTGGTGGTGGACATCCCCAAGGATGTGTCCTTCAAGAAGGCGACGTACACCGGTTACCCGCAGAGCGTGGAGATGCGCTCCTACAACCCGGTGAAGAAGGGCCACTCCGGTCAGATCCGCAAGGCGCTGCAACTGCTGCTGACCGCCAAGCGCCCCTATATCTATACCGGTGGCGGCGTGTTGCTGGGCAATGCCTGCAACGAGTTGCGCCAGCTGGTGGACCTGCTGGGCTACCCCGTCACCCACACCCTGCTGGGCCTGGGGGCTTATCCGGCCAGCGACCGCAAGTTCCTGGGCATGCTGGGCATGCACGGCACCATCGAAGCCAACAACGCCATGCAGAACTGCGATGTGCTGCTGGCCGTGGGCGCCCGCTTCGATGACCGCGTGATTGGCAATCCCAAGCACTTCATGTCGGTGGAGCGCAAGATCATCCACATCGACATCGATCCTTCCTCCATTTCCAAGCGCGTGAAGGTGGATGTGCCCATCGTGGGCGACGTCAAGGATGTGCTGACCGAACTGATCGCCATGATCCGCGAAGGTGTTGCCAAGCCCGATGCGGCGGCCCTGGGACAGTGGTGGAGCACCATCGAAGGCTGGCGCGACCGCGACTGCCTGAAGTACGACCGTGGCAATGGCAACGTCATCAAGCCCCAGTACGTGGTGGAAACGCTGTGGAACCTGGCCAAGGATGCCGACGCCTACATCACCTCCGATGTGGGGCAGCACCAGATGTGGGCTGCACAGTACTACCGCTTTGACGAGCCGCGCCGCTGGATCAACTCCGGTGGCCTGGGCACCATGGGGGTGGGCCTGCCCTACGCCATGGGCATCAAGCTGGCCAAGCCCGAATCCGAGGTGTTCTGCATCACCGGCGAAGGCTCGATCCAGATGAACATCCAGGAGCTGGCCACCTGCTTCCAGTACAACACGCCGGTGGTCATCTGTGCGCTGAACAACCGTTTCCTGGGCATGGTGCGCCAGTGGCAGGAGATCGAATACTCCGGTCGCTACAGCCACAGCTACATGGATTCGCTGCCCGACTTCGTCAAGCTGGCCGAGGCCTATGGCCACCGCGGCATGCTGATCGAAGATCCGGCCCAGGTCGAATCCGCGCTGCAGGAAGCGCGCCGCATCGTGCGTGAAGAGGGCAAGACCGTGTTCCTGGACTTCCGCACCGATCCGACGGAAAACGTCTTCCCCATGGTCCAGGCCGGCAAGGGCATCACCGAGATGCTGCTGGGCGCCGACGACCTGTAA
- the ilvN gene encoding acetolactate synthase small subunit — MKHIIAVLLENEPGALSRVVGLFSARGYNIESLTVAPTEDPSLSRMTIQTTGSDDVIEQITKHLNRLIEVVKVVDLTEGAYTERELMMVKVRAVGKEREEMKRMADIFRGRIIDVTEKSYTVELTGDQSKNDAFLQAIDRTAILETVRTGASGIGRGERILRV; from the coding sequence ATGAAACACATCATTGCCGTGCTGCTCGAAAACGAGCCCGGAGCCCTGTCGCGCGTGGTCGGCCTGTTCTCGGCCCGCGGCTACAACATCGAATCCCTGACCGTGGCGCCGACGGAAGATCCGTCGCTGTCGCGCATGACCATCCAGACCACCGGGTCGGACGACGTCATCGAGCAGATCACCAAGCACCTGAACCGCCTGATCGAGGTGGTGAAGGTGGTCGATCTGACCGAAGGCGCCTACACCGAGCGCGAGCTGATGATGGTCAAGGTGCGCGCCGTGGGCAAGGAGCGCGAAGAGATGAAGCGCATGGCCGACATTTTCCGTGGCCGCATCATCGACGTCACCGAAAAAAGCTACACCGTGGAGCTGACCGGCGACCAGTCGAAGAACGATGCCTTCCTGCAGGCCATCGACCGCACCGCCATTCTGGAAACCGTGCGCACCGGTGCCAGCGGCATCGGCCGCGGCGAACGCATCTTGCGCGTCTAA
- the ilvC gene encoding ketol-acid reductoisomerase — translation MKVFYDKDCDLSLIKGKTVAIIGYGSQGHAHAQNLNESGVNVVVGLRKGGASWDKVGKAGLKVMEVNDAVKAADVVMILLPDENIPEVYKNNVEPNIKQGAILAFAHGFNVHYNQVVPRADLDVIMVAPKGPGHTVRSEYLKGGGVPSLIAIYQDKSGKARDVALSYAMANGGGKGGIIETNFKEETETDLFGEQAVLCGGAVELVKMGFETLTEAGYAPEMAYFECLHELKLIVDLMYEGGIANMNYSISNNAEYGEYVTGPEVINEESRKAMRNALKRIQSGEYAKMFISEGRLNYPSMTARRRQNADHAIEQVGGQLRSMMPWISKNKLVDQSKN, via the coding sequence ATGAAAGTTTTCTACGACAAAGACTGTGATCTGAGCCTGATCAAGGGCAAGACCGTGGCCATCATCGGCTATGGCAGCCAAGGCCATGCACATGCGCAAAACCTGAACGAATCCGGCGTGAACGTCGTGGTCGGTCTGCGCAAGGGCGGCGCCTCCTGGGACAAGGTCGGCAAGGCCGGCCTGAAGGTCATGGAAGTCAACGACGCCGTGAAGGCCGCTGACGTGGTCATGATCCTGCTGCCCGACGAGAACATCCCCGAGGTGTACAAGAACAACGTCGAGCCCAACATCAAGCAAGGCGCCATCCTGGCGTTCGCCCACGGCTTCAACGTGCACTACAACCAGGTGGTGCCCCGTGCCGACCTGGACGTGATCATGGTCGCCCCCAAGGGCCCAGGCCACACCGTGCGCTCCGAATACCTGAAGGGTGGCGGCGTGCCTTCCCTGATCGCCATCTACCAGGACAAGTCCGGCAAGGCCCGTGACGTGGCCCTGTCCTATGCCATGGCCAACGGCGGCGGCAAGGGTGGCATCATCGAAACCAACTTCAAGGAAGAAACCGAGACCGACCTGTTCGGCGAGCAGGCCGTGCTGTGCGGCGGCGCGGTGGAGTTGGTGAAGATGGGCTTCGAAACCCTGACCGAAGCCGGCTACGCCCCCGAAATGGCGTACTTCGAATGCCTGCACGAGCTGAAGCTGATCGTCGACCTGATGTACGAAGGCGGCATCGCCAACATGAACTACTCCATCTCGAACAATGCCGAGTATGGTGAGTACGTGACCGGCCCCGAAGTCATCAACGAAGAATCCCGCAAGGCCATGCGCAACGCCCTCAAGCGCATCCAGAGCGGTGAATACGCCAAGATGTTCATCAGCGAAGGCCGTCTGAACTATCCTTCGATGACCGCACGCCGTCGCCAGAACGCAGACCATGCCATCGAGCAGGTCGGTGGTCAGCTGCGTTCCATGATGCCTTGGATCTCCAAGAACAAGCTGGTCGACCAGTCCAAGAACTGA